TGAACTCCCCATGGGAGGGCGTTAGATTGGCTCGCTGATGGTGGACGGAGCGGCTGGTCAGGGGGCAAGGGCGATGGACAGCGACGGGACGCAGGAGGCCCGGGGTACGCACGCGCATCCCGTGCCGCGCCCGGGGGGGCCGCCGGAGGTGCCCGCGATGCCGCCGATGCCGCCCCGGGCACCGGAGGCGCCCCCGCTGCCGGACGGGTCGGCCTTCCTCGCCTGGCTGCGCGCGCCCCGCCCCGACGCGGCGCCGGGCGTATGGCGCTTCGGGCACCGGCCGCGGCCCGCGGAGGAGCCCGAAGCGGTCCCCACCCGGCAGCTGCTGAGCGGGGCGCTGATCGCCTTCCTGGTGGGCTGGCTGATCTGGTCGCTGCTGCAGAACGGCTACCTCGGCAACTGGTGGTGGGTGCCGTTCGACCTGATCGTCCCCGACGCCTGGCGCGGCGCCGACAGCGATCTCGGCGAGACCGGCACGTTCCTGGTGTACCGGGGGTACGAGCTGCTCGTCGCCCTGGCGATCATGGTCGGAGTGGCCCGGCTCGGCCGCTGGGGCGAGGTGTGGCGCCGCTTCGTCGCCCCCCGCTTCCGCAGGACGGAGCCCCAGGCCGCGCAACCGGCCCCCGAGGACGACCCGGCCCAGTGGAACGAGCTCCGCGCCGCCGGTGCCGCCGACGCCGCCGAGCGGCTCGCCGCCGACGCCCGCTCCGGGCTGATGCGGGACGTCGACCACGCCCGGATCCTCCGCGCCTGGCAGGGTGTGCGCACCGGACGGCACAGCCTGGCCACCTTCAGCGGTGCGGTGCTCAAGGACGGCGCCGCCGCCTGCCTGCACCCCTCCGGAGAGCGCGACCTGCCCGCCCGGCTGGCCCGGCACGACCTGGTCACCGGGCAGGTCCGGCTCGGGACCACCGTGGACGACGTCCGCAACCCCTACGCCTACCGCGGGGCCGGGCTGGCCCTCGGCCCCGACCTGCTCGGCACCTCGCTCGTCGCCGTCGGCCCCGCCGGTTCCGGCAAGACCGGTGCCGTCGTCCGGCCGCTCGCCGAGTCGCTGTGTCTGCACGCGCTCGCCGGGCGGGCCGCCGTGGTCGTCGTCGGGGCGGCCGGGGCGGGGCTCGGGCCGGCCGACGCGTACGACGTCGTCGTACGGATCGGGAACCAGGAGTCCGAGTACGACCTCGACCTCTACGGCGGGACCGCCGATCCGGACGAGGCCGCGTCCGTGCTCGCCGAGGCGCTCGTCGGGGATCTCGCCGATCCGCACCCGGGCAGTGACAGCCGCCGGTCCACCACCGTCCTCGCGCAGCTGCTCGGACCGTTCCGGGCCGTCCACGGGCGTTTCCCCTCCGTACCGGAGCTGCGGCAGCTGCTGGACGGGGCGCCGGGGCCGTTCGCCACGCTGCGGCAGGGCCTGCAGGACGCCGGGCAGGACTCGCTGCTGCGGGAGCTCGACGCCCGGGAGCGGCAGATGGGGCAGCCGGGTGACGTGGGCGGGGTGCTCGCCGACCGGGTCGCGCTGCTCGACCGGCCCGCGTTCGCCGGGTTCTTCGACACCTCCGGCCGGTCGCGGCCGTTCACGCTCAAGGCCCTCGACCATCCCGTGCGGGTGCGCATCGACCTGCCCGAGCGCGGGCACGCCGACGCCTCCCGGATGCTGGCGCGGCTGGTGCTCGCCCAGTTCACGGCGAGTGTCGCCGTACGGGAGGACCGGTCGCTGTTCGCCTGCCTGGTGCTCGACGACGCGACCGGCGTGGTCACGCCCGAGTCCGTGCGCGGCATCCAGCGGCTGCGGTCCGGCAACGCCGGAGTCGTCCTGACCCTGCGCACCCTGGACGACGTGGCCCGGCCCCTGCGCGGGCCGCTGCTCGGGGCCACCGGCTGCCGGATGGCGCTGTCGGGCGTCACGCCCTGGGACGGGCAGGATTTCGCCGAGGTGTGGGGCAAGGAGTGGACCGAGGCCCGGGACGTCACCGACCGGCAGATCATCGCCGAGACCCCGGCGGGCAAGGCCCTGCACGCGGTGCGGCGGGTGATCACCGGCAAGGCGCCGACCGCGCGGGCGGTGACCGTGCGGCAGGTCGAGCGGGAGCGCTGGTCCGCGTCCGAGCTGGCGCACGGCGTTCCGGCGGGGCACGCGGTGCTGTCGCTGACCAACGTGAAGGGAGAGCACGCGCCGCCGCTGCTGGTGGACCTCCGGGGCTGACGGCTTCCCGCCGGTGCGGGTACGCGGGGACCGTACGGTGAGGCAGAATCGTCACAGGTCGTTCATACGTGGCGGCCAAAAGACCACAGAGATCACACAGTCCTGACGCAGAAGGCCTCATGCCCCCGACGCTCGCCTCGCTCGTCCACCACTCCGCGCTGAAACTGACCGTGCGAGCGGGCGCGGACCGCCTCGACGTGCCGGTCCGCTGGGCCCACGTGAGCGAGCTCGCCGACCCCGTGCCCTACATGGAGGGCGGTGAACTGCTGCTGATCACCGCGCTCAAGCTGGACGCCGAGGACCCGGAGGCCATGCGCCGGTACGTGCGGCGGCTGGCCGGGGCCGGAGTGGTCGGGCTCGGCTTCGCCGTCGGCGTCAACTACGAGGAGATCCCCAAGGCGCTCGTCGACGCGGCCGAGGAGGAGGGTCTGCCCCTGCTGGAAGTACCGCGCCGCACCCCGTTCCTCGCCATCAGCAAGGCCGTGTCCGCGGCGATCGCCGCCGACCAGTACCGGGCCGTCACCGCCGGCTTCGCCGCCCAGCGCGAGCTGACCCGGCAGGCCCAGACCGGCGGCCCGGAGGGGCTGCTGGCCGCGCTCGCCTCGCAGGTCGACGGCTGGGCGGCGCTGTACGACGCCTCGGGAGCCGTCGTCGCCACGGCACCGGAGTGGGCGGGGCGGCGGGCCGCGCGGCTCACCGGCGACGTGCAGCGGCTGCGGGAGCGGCCCGCGCCCGCCTCGTCGGTGGTCGGCGGGCCGGAGAACGAGGACCGCGTCGAACTGCACACCATCGGCACCGGCCGGCGCCCCCGGGCGGCCCTCGCCGTCGGCACGGCCGCCGCCCCGGGCACGGCCGAGCGGTACGCCGTCCACTCCGCCATCGCGCTGCTGACCCTGACCACGGAACGCTCCCGGTCCCTCCAGGCGGCCGAGCAGCGGATCGGCTCGGCGGTGCTGCGCATGCTGCTGGCCGGGGAGCCGGACCACGCGCGCGCCGTCGCCGGGGACCTGTACGGCGGGCTGCTGGACGCGCCGTTCCGGATGCTGGTCGCCGAGCGCGTGCCGGTGTCGGCCTCGGCCGCCCTGGCCCGCGCGGAGTCCGGGACGCCCGCCCGGGCCGCGGACCGGCCTTCGGCCGCCGCGCTCGCCGCGGCCGACGTGAACGGCGACCCCCTCGCGGCGCTCGCCGACGTCATGGAGTCCGCGGCGGCCCGGGCGGGCGAGGCCGTGCTGGTCGTGCCGGAGGGGGAGCGGCTGGTGGTGCTCGCCGCGGACGGCGGCGCCGCCGCGGCGGCCTGCGCCGAGTACGCGGCCGCCCTGGAGACGGCCCGGGCCGGCGTCCGCGAGAAGGTGCCCGGCGGCGAGGAGGACGAACTGGTCGTGGGCCTGTCGGCACCGGCCGGTCCCATCGCCGCGTCCGCCGCGTACAAACAGGCCGAGCAGGCCCTGTCGGTGGCCCGGCGGCGCGGGCGCGTCCTGGTGGAGCACGAGCAGATGGCGGCCGGATCCGTACTGCCGCTGCTGGCGGACGACGCGGTACGGGCGTTCGCCGACGGCATGCTGCGCCCCCTGTACGAGCACGACGCCACGGGCCGCGGCGACCTGGTCGCCTCCCTGCGCGCCTGGCTGTCCAAGCACGGCCAGTGGGACGCGGCGGCGGCCGACCTCGGCGTCCACCGCCACACGCTCCGCTACCGCATGCGCCGCGTCGAGGAGATCCTCGGCCGCTCCCTGGACGACCCGGACGCCCGGATGGAACTGTGGCTGGCCCTGAAGGCGACCAACACCGACTAGCCAAACCGTAGTGCCCCCGGCCGTCACTGCTACACCCCGGACAAACGCCCTTCGGCCACTCCGCCCCTACCGTTGGTCCCGTAGCAGTGGATCACCCCCAACGCCGAAGGGCCGGAACGAACATGACCTCCACCCACGCCTTCTGGCTCGCCGGCCGCCAGGCCACCGGCGAGGACACCTTCGACGTCAGCTCCCCGTGGGACGGGCGGCTCGTGGGCACGGTGAGTGTGCCGACGGACGCGCAGGTCGAGGAGGCCGTGGCCGCCGCGTACGCCGTGCGGGACGAGTTCGCCGCCACCCCGGCCCACGTGCGGGCCGCCGCCCTCGACCACGTCAGCAAGCGCCTGGTCGAGCGCACCGAGGAGATCGCGCGGCTGATCTCCGCCGAGAACGGCAAGCCGATCAAGTGGGCGCGCGGCGAGGTGGGGCGTGCCGTGTCCGTGTTCCGGTTCGCGGCCGAGGAGGCCCGGCGGTTCAACGGCGGTGAGGCCCAGCGCCTCGACACCGACCTCGGCGGACAGGGGCGGCTCGCCCTCACGCGCCGCTTCCCCAAGGGCGCCGTGCTCGGCATCGCGCCCTTCAACTTCCCGCTGAACCTGTGCGCCCACAAGGTCGCCCCGGCCATCGCCGCCGGCGCCCCGATCATCCTGAAGCCGGCCCCGGCGACCCCGCTGTCCGGCCTGATCATCGGCGAGCTGCTGGCCGAGACCGAGCTGCCCGCGGGTTCCTGGAGCATCCTGCCGGTCGCCAACGACAAGATGCCCGCCCTGGTGCGGGACGAGCGCCTGCCCGTGATCTCCTTCACCGGCTCCGAGAAGGTCGGCTACGCGATCATGGACTCGGTGCCGCGCAAGCACTGCACCCTGGAGCTGGGCGGCAACGGCGCGGCCGTCGTCCTCGCCGACTGGGCGAGCGACGAGGACCTGGACCGGGCGGCGAACCGCATCGCCACCTTCTCCAACTACCAGGGCGGCCAGTCCTGCATCTCCGTCCAGCGGGTCATCGCCGACGCCTCCGTCTACGACCGGCTGCTGCCGCGCCTCGTCGCCGCTGTCGAGGCCCAGGTCACCGGCGACCCGAGCGACGACGCCACCGACGTCGGCCCGCTGGTCAGCGAGGACGCCGCCAAGCGCGTCGAGGCGTGGGTGCAGGAGGCCGTGGACGCCGGCGCCCAGCTGCTCACCGGCGGCAAGCGCGACGGCGCCTCCTACGCGCCGACCGTGCTGGCCGAGGTCCCGGCCGACGTGACGATCTCCTGCGAGGAGGTCTTCGGGCCCGTCCTCACCGTGCAGAAGGCGGACGGCGAGGCCGAGGCCTTCGCCGCCGTCAACGACTCCAAGTACGGCCTCCAGGCGGGCGTGTTCACCCACGACCTGCAGACCGCCTTCCGCGCCCATCGGGCCCTGGAGGTCGGTGGTGTCGTCATCGGCGACGTGCCGTCCTACCGCGCCGACCAGATGCCCTACGGCGGCGTCAAGCAGTCCGGCGTGGGGCGCGAGGGCGTGCGGTTCGCCATGGAGGACTACACCTACGAGCGCGTGATGGTCCTCACCGGCATCACCCTCTAGCCGCCTCTAGACCCCTCTAGCTTATGGGAACCATTTTCATATAGGCTCTGCGAAGAGGCCCGGCACCGATGCCTTCCGGTGCCGGGCCTCTTCTTTACGCCGGCCTGCTCCGGACCCTCAACCGGAGAAGCCGACGTGCGCGAGCCGCAGCGGGCCGCGCAGCCTGAGATGCACGTCGTGCACGCCCGCGGCGACGACGGGCGCGGCGACGGAGACGTAGTCGTACGGGCCCGAGGTGGGTTTCGCGGGCGACAGCACCGCGAGCGCCGGGCCGCCGTCGAGGGACAGCTCGACCGAGCCCTCGCCGGCCACCTCCACCGTCACCTCGGTGATGCCGGGCCCGAAGTCGCAGGCGCGGTAGACCAGTTCACCGGATGCCGCGTCCACCGGCGTCACCGCGTCGCCCGACACCTTCGTCCGGTCGACGATGTCGATGCCGCGCTGCTCGTCGAAGCCGGCGGCGGCCAGGCCGTTCGCGACGACGGCGCGGGGCAGGGTGGGCTCGCCGTCGAGCGTGACGGTCGTCCGCAGCCGGACGTCCTCGCTGGAGGCCCCGGCCAGCAGCTCGTACGCCCCGGGCTCGACGCGCCACCGGTCCTGCGCCACATCCCAGAACGCGAAGGCGGACAGCGGGATCTCGAAGCTCAGCTCGGCCGTCGCGCCCGGGGCGAGGGTGACGCGGCGGTGGTCCAGCAGTTCCCGGCGCGGACGCGGCACGGACGCCCCGACGGCCCGGCCGTAGAGCTGGGCGACCTCGTCGGCCGTGACCTCACCGGAGTTGGTGACGGAGAAGGAGACCCGCACCGCCCCGTCCTCGACCCGGGCCGTGAGGCCGCCGTACGTGAACGACGTGTACGACAGGCCGTGTCCGAAGGGGAACAGGGGCGTGCCCTCGAAGTACAGGTACGTCTGGCGGCCACCGATCACGTCGTAGTCGAGCAGGTCCGGCAGGTCGGCGTCGTCGGCGTACCAGGTCTGCGGCAGACGGCCGGCGGGGGAGACGTCACCGGCCAGCACGCGGGCCAGGGCGGTGCCGGCCGCCTGGCCGCCGTGCGCGGTCCACAGCACGGCCGCGAGGTCGGCCGGGTCGACGGCGTACGGGTAGGCCGAGACCAGCGCCAGCACCGTCACCGGGTTCGCCGCCCGGGCGGCCCGCAGCAGCCGCTCCTGCTGCCCGGGCAGCCGCAGGGTCGTCCGGTCCTCCGTCTCACGGCCGTTGATGTGCGGATCGTTGCCCGCCACGACCACGACCACGTCGGCCGCCGCGGCGGCACGCGCCACCGCCTCCTCGCCCCGCTCGGTGACGACCAGCTCGAACACCTCGGGATCTTCGTCGGCAACCTTCAGGCCGTCGGCGGAGACACAGACATGGCGACCCGTTCCCAGGTGCTTCAGGAGGTGCCCGTGTCCGTGCGGTTCCAGGCTGAACGTCTCCTGGACGACCCAGCCGCCCGGCTGGTCCGCGGCGGCGCGGACGTACCCGTCCTCGGCGACCGAGAGGTAGCGGCCGTCGGGCGCCCGCAGGGTCAGCACGCCCCCGCCCCAGTCGGCCAGCGCCAGTTCGGTGCCGGTCGCGTCGGTGGTGAGCGCGGGCAGGTCGGTGCGGCCCGCGAGCAGCGCCGGGTCGAGCGCGCCCTCGGCGCCGCGCACCTCCTCGGCGGCGTCCTCGGCCGCCGGCACGTGCACGAACGCGCCCGCGGCGGTCTTCAGCCGGACCCGGTCGACGCCCTCCGCGAACTCCACCCGGTCCGCGCCGAACCGCTCGTACAGGCCCTCCAGCGGGGTCGAGCGGTGCAGGAACGTGCCGCTGTACCAGTCGAGCTTGCACTCGTCGGCGAGCAGCCCGACCACCGCGACACGGGTGTCGGGGGCCAGCGGCAGCACCCCGTCGTTCTTCAGCAGCACGATCGCCTGCTCGGCGGCCTCCTGCGCGAGGGCGCGGTGCGCCGGGGTGTCGAACTCGCCGGTCGCGTCGTGCGGGTCGTGCTCCGGGTCGAACTCGCCGAGCCGGAAGCGGACCGAGAGCTGGCGGCGGACGGCCGTGTCGATGTCGGCCTCCGTCAGCAGACCGCGCTCCAGGGCGCCGCGCAGCCGTCCGGTGATCTGCGAGGAGTCCGTGCCGTGGTCGGTGAAGCTGTCGACGCCCGCCACGAGCGAGGCCGCGATGGCCTCCTCATGGGTGTCGAAGTAGTGCTCGAAGTCGACCAGGTTGCTCGGCGCGCCCGCGTCCGAGCAGACCAGCAGCTCCTGGTCGGTCCAGGTGCGCAGGTGCTCGGCGAGGAGCGGGGAGACGTGGTTGGGGCGGCCGTTGACCAGGTTGTACGCCGGCATCACCCCGGCCACCGCGCCCGCCTCGACCGCCGCGCGGAAGGCCTGCAGGTCGTACTCGTGCAGCACCCGCGGGCGCACCGAGCTCGACGTCGTGGCCCGGTCCGTCTCGTTGTTGTGGGCGAGCCAGTGCTTCAGCACGGGCGCGGTGCGCCAGTAGGTGGGGTGGTCGCCGCGCAGGCCGTGCGTGTAGGCGGTGGCGATCGCCGAGGTGAGCCTCGGGTCCTCCGCGTAGCCCTCCTCGTTGCGGCCCCACAGCGGGTGGCGCAGCAGGTTGACGACCGGCGCCCAGACGTTGAGGCCGACCCGGTCGTCCCGGGCGCGCATCGCGCGGACCTCCTTGGACACCGCGTCGCCGACGCGCCGCACCAGCTCCGGGTTCCAGGTGGCGCCGAGGCCCACCGCCTGCGGGAACATCGTCGCCGGGCCCATCCACGCCACGCCGTGCAGGGCCTCCTGGCCCGTGCGGAAGGCGGCGACGCCGAGGCGCTCGACGGCGGGTGTGAACTGGTGCAGAAAGGAGATCTTCTCGTCGAGGGTGAGCCGCCCCAGCAGATCGTCGACGCGCTCCGCGAACGGAAGCTGCGGATCGCGGAACGGTTCGGTGGGCGGCGTGTGTGCGGTCACGTGGGGATCCCTTGCACTGGATCGGCGAGGCGCTTTCGAAGCGCTTCGATGCTGATTCGACGACGGGTCGGGTGTCAAGAGACCGACGCCATCACTTCAAGCGGTGCATGAGGAAAGGTCCCTTCTCGCGCCCGGCAGGAAGTTTGGGAACGACCCTTGTGCACCCTGGGGCGTTCACTTAACCTCACAGCAACATCGAAGCGCTTCGACTACGGGAACCCCGGTTGCATGGGTCGAAGGCTCGCTTCAGCTCAGCCAGTTCCACTCGAGACACCGCAGCCGACGGCCTCCGCCGGGTGTCCTGGTGCGCCATGAAGGGTTGACGCAATGACGCCGAACGCCGCCTCCGCCTCCTCCGGACCGAGCCGGAGAAGCTTCCTCGCCTCCACCGCGGTCGCCACCGCAGCCGTGGCGGGCGGGATGCCGCTGCTCTCCGCCTGTGGTGGCGGGCAAGAGGGCCAGAAGGAGGGGGCCACGTCGGGCAAGGACGCCGCGAAGATCCTGCCGGCCTACGTCGCGTCGAACGTCGCGACCCCCGACATCCCTTCGAAGAACGGCTCGCCCGTCGGCTTCACCAGGGCGATCCCGGCGGCCGAGCTGAAGACCTCGGTGCCGCAGAAGCTCGGCAGCGGCGGCCGACTGACCATCATGGCCCCCTACTGGGGCACCCCGCCGAAGGGCGACAACCCCTACTACACGGCCATGAACAAGGCCATCGGCGTGGACATCACCTGGCAGAACCAGGACGGCGTCACCTACGACCAGAAGCTCGGCGCGATCCTCGCCTCCAGCGACATCCCCGACGCCGTGGTGGTGCCCGACTGGAACCTGACGGGCCGGATACCCAGCGCGATCAACGCCAAGTTCGCCGACCTCGGCCCGTACCTGTCCGGCGACAAGGTCAAGGACTACCCGAACCTCGCGGCGGTGCCCACCGACGCCTGGCAGCGAGGCATCTTCGGCGGCCAGCTCCGCGCCATCCCGATGCCGAACTCCCGCGTCACCAGCATGGCGACCATGTACCGCAAGGACCTCTTCGCGAAGAAGGGCTACTCCCTCCCGAAGAGCCCCGACGAGTTCCTGTCCTGGGCCAAGGAGGCGACCGAGCCCAGGGCGAAGCTCTGGGCCTGCGACGACATGAAGTGGTCGGCCCTGCAGATCTTCGGTGTCCCGCCGGGCGGCGACAAGGCGCTGTGGTGGAACCTGGAGGACGGCAAGCTCGTCAACCGCATCGAGACCGAGCAGTACCTGGAAGCCCTGGAGTGGGTGCGCAAGCTCTACGCGGCGAAGGTGGTCCACCCGGACGCCGTGTCGGGCAAGGCGGGCGGCATGGCGGCCAACCGCTTCACCGCCGGACAGGTCCTGGTCTACAACAACAACATCTCCGACTGGTGGGGCAAGACCGCCGAACAGCGGACCCAGAACCCCGACTTCGAGATGGGCGTGTTCGACATCTTCGGGCCCGACGGCGGTGACCCCACGCTGTGGGCCAGTCAGCCGGGCGGCATGTTCACCTTCGTCAGCAAGAAGGCGAGCAAGCAGCAGATCAAGGACTTCCTCGCGCTCTGCAACTACTGCGCCGCTCCCTACGGCACCAAGGAGTTCATGCTCACCGCCTACGGCGTCGAGGGCACCGACTACACGGTGAAGGGCGGCCTGCCGGTCAAGACGCAGCAGGGCATCAACGAGGTCAGCAGCACCTACGACCTCACGGGCAACCCGGCGCCGTACGTCGCCTACCCCGACTTCCCCGACATCACCCGGGGCATCGTCGAGTGGCAGCAGCGCATGGGCGCCTTCACCAAGAAGACCACCTTCTACGGGCTGACCGTCACCGAGCCCACCCGCTGGGCCAACCTCGCCGACGACTTCGAGCAGCTCGAGGACGACGTCGTGCGCGGCCGCAAGAAGATCAGCGACGTGCAGCAGGCGGTGTCGGACTGGAAGAAGAAGGGCGGCGACGACCTGCGCGACTGGTACAAGAAGCTGCTCGACGACAACGGCTCGGCGAACTGATCCGGGGCTCAAGCAAGGAGAAGGCCGTGTCCCACAGCACGGTGCCTCAGGCGACGACCGAGGCGAAGACGCCCGCGAGCACTCCGGCGAAGTCCGGCGGCGGCGCCGGAGACCGGGCCCGCGGCAGGAAGAACGCGGGAAAACTGAGCCTGAGGCTCAGATTCAGGCGTGACCGCGCGCTGATCTTCATGGTGCTGCCGGCGGTCCTGCTGATCCTGGTCTTCAACTACATACCGATCCTCGGCAATGTGGTGGCCTTCCAGGACTACGACCCGTACGCCGGCGACAACGGTTTCGTCGCCATCCTCAACAGTCCCTGGATCGGCTTCGAGCAGTTCGAGCGGATCTTCGCCGACTCGGCCTTCTGGCACGCGGTGCAGAACACCCTGGTGCTGTTCTTCCTGCAACTGGTGCTCTACTTCCCGATCCCCATCCTGCTCGCGCTGCTCATCAACAGCGTCGTCAGGCCACGGGTCCGGGCGGTCGCCCAGGCGGTCATGTACCTGCCGCACTTCTTCTCCTGGGTCCTCGTCGTCACCGTCTTCATGCAGATCTTCGGCGGCGCCGGGATCATCGCCCAGACCCTGCGCGCGCACGGCTACGAGGGCTTCGACGTGATGACCGACCCGGAGGTCTTCAAGTACCTGGTCACGGCCCAGACCGTCTGGAAGGACGCGGGCTGGGGCATCATCGTCTTCCTCGCCGCGCTCTCCTCGGTCTCCAACGACCTGTACGAGGCGGCCGCCATGGACGGCGCCGGACGCTGGCGGCGCATCTGGCACATCACGCTGCCCGCCCTGCGCCCGGTGATCGCCCTGCTGCTCGTGCTGCGCGTCGGCGACGCCCTCACCGTCGGCTTCGAACAACTCCTCCTCCAACGACAAGCCGTGGGTGTCGACGCCTCCGAGGTCCTCGACACCTACGTGTGGTGGAACGGCATCCGCAACCAGGACTTCAGCTACGCCGCCGCTGCCGGGCTCGTCAAGGGCGTGGTCGGTCTGGCGCTCGTGCTGATCGCCAACAAGGTGGCCCATCTCATGGGCGAGCAGGGGGTGTACAAGAAGTGACCGCCGTCCTCGACACTCCGCCCGGCGACACGCCGCGGGTCAGGAAACCGAGCCGCTGGGCCGCCCCGCCCCGCCCCGTCTGGGAGGAGCCGCCCTCCAAGGCCGGGCTGGCCGGCAAGGGCATCGCCCTGACCCTGGCCTGCCTGTCCATCCTCTTCCCGCTGTGGATCGTCATCGTCACCAGCCTCCAGTCGAAGGAGACCATCGACGAGGCCGGCGGTCTGGTGGTGATCCCCAAGGGCATCACCTTCGTCGCCTACCAGGAACTCCTCAGCGGCGGCCAGGTCCAGAGAGCCACCCTGGTGAGCATCGGTGTGACCCTGGTCGGCACGCTGTTCAGCATGACGGTGTCGGTGCTGTGCGCCTACGGCCTGTCGCGCAGCGGCTCGCTCGGCCACCGCTGGATCCTGATGACCCTGCTGGCGACGATGTTCTTCGGGGCCGGTCTCATCCCCACCTATCTGCTGGTGCAGGCCCTCGGTCTGACGGACACCTATCTGGCGCTGATCCTGCCCAGTGCCGTGAGCGTCTTCAACATCCTCGTGCTGCGCGCCTTCTTCATGAACATCTCCCAGGAGCTGATCGACAGCGCCCGCATCGACGGCGCCGGCGACTGGCGGATCCTGTGGAAGATCGTTCTGCCGCTCTCCCGCGCGGTCCTCGCGGTGATCGCCCTCTTCTACGCCGTGGGCTACTGGAGTGCCTGGTTCAACGCGTCGATCTACCTGAGCGACCAGGACATGATGCCGTTGCAGAACGTGATGATCCAGCTGGTGCAGATGCAGCAGCGTCCGGTGGGGCTCCAGGCGCAGATCAACACCGGCCAGCTCTCGCCGCTCGCGATCCAGATGGCGGTGATGGTGCTGGCCCTGCTGCCCGTGGCCGTCCTCTCCCCGTTCGTCCAGAAGCACTTCAAGAAGGGCATGCTCACCGGCGCCGTCAAGGGCTGACAACGCCCTCTCCCCGTAGGGCTGTCGACCGTCGTCGTCTGCGGCTGCCTCGTGGTCGACCGCGCCCACGGCGGAGCCGCATA
This genomic stretch from Streptomyces sp. Go-475 harbors:
- a CDS encoding ABC transporter permease subunit: MSHSTVPQATTEAKTPASTPAKSGGGAGDRARGRKNAGKLSLRLRFRRDRALIFMVLPAVLLILVFNYIPILGNVVAFQDYDPYAGDNGFVAILNSPWIGFEQFERIFADSAFWHAVQNTLVLFFLQLVLYFPIPILLALLINSVVRPRVRAVAQAVMYLPHFFSWVLVVTVFMQIFGGAGIIAQTLRAHGYEGFDVMTDPEVFKYLVTAQTVWKDAGWGIIVFLAALSSVSNDLYEAAAMDGAGRWRRIWHITLPALRPVIALLLVLRVGDALTVGFEQLLLQRQAVGVDASEVLDTYVWWNGIRNQDFSYAAAAGLVKGVVGLALVLIANKVAHLMGEQGVYKK
- a CDS encoding carbohydrate ABC transporter permease, with amino-acid sequence MTAVLDTPPGDTPRVRKPSRWAAPPRPVWEEPPSKAGLAGKGIALTLACLSILFPLWIVIVTSLQSKETIDEAGGLVVIPKGITFVAYQELLSGGQVQRATLVSIGVTLVGTLFSMTVSVLCAYGLSRSGSLGHRWILMTLLATMFFGAGLIPTYLLVQALGLTDTYLALILPSAVSVFNILVLRAFFMNISQELIDSARIDGAGDWRILWKIVLPLSRAVLAVIALFYAVGYWSAWFNASIYLSDQDMMPLQNVMIQLVQMQQRPVGLQAQINTGQLSPLAIQMAVMVLALLPVAVLSPFVQKHFKKGMLTGAVKG
- a CDS encoding extracellular solute-binding protein, producing MTPNAASASSGPSRRSFLASTAVATAAVAGGMPLLSACGGGQEGQKEGATSGKDAAKILPAYVASNVATPDIPSKNGSPVGFTRAIPAAELKTSVPQKLGSGGRLTIMAPYWGTPPKGDNPYYTAMNKAIGVDITWQNQDGVTYDQKLGAILASSDIPDAVVVPDWNLTGRIPSAINAKFADLGPYLSGDKVKDYPNLAAVPTDAWQRGIFGGQLRAIPMPNSRVTSMATMYRKDLFAKKGYSLPKSPDEFLSWAKEATEPRAKLWACDDMKWSALQIFGVPPGGDKALWWNLEDGKLVNRIETEQYLEALEWVRKLYAAKVVHPDAVSGKAGGMAANRFTAGQVLVYNNNISDWWGKTAEQRTQNPDFEMGVFDIFGPDGGDPTLWASQPGGMFTFVSKKASKQQIKDFLALCNYCAAPYGTKEFMLTAYGVEGTDYTVKGGLPVKTQQGINEVSSTYDLTGNPAPYVAYPDFPDITRGIVEWQQRMGAFTKKTTFYGLTVTEPTRWANLADDFEQLEDDVVRGRKKISDVQQAVSDWKKKGGDDLRDWYKKLLDDNGSAN